In one window of Bradyrhizobium sp. AZCC 1721 DNA:
- a CDS encoding SIMPL domain-containing protein codes for MKHPLALAVVAATWLAAPALAQTVPPPAISVTGEANVSVAPDQAQIDGGVTSDAKTAREASDANNAAMGKVLLALKGAGVEEKDYQTSRLSLQPQFAPNRAGPSPIVGYRASNRVTVKIRDVTKVANVIDVLVAAGANDIGGIHFSVTQASKYLDEAREKAVADARRKAEIYAKTAGVTLGEPISITEEGAPVPLHRGKMAAPMATGAPVAQGEETLSVTVLVSWAIKGKE; via the coding sequence ATGAAACACCCGCTTGCCCTTGCCGTCGTTGCCGCTACGTGGCTCGCCGCGCCGGCATTGGCGCAGACGGTGCCGCCGCCCGCGATCTCCGTGACCGGCGAGGCGAACGTATCGGTGGCGCCTGACCAGGCCCAGATCGACGGCGGCGTGACGTCGGACGCCAAGACCGCGCGCGAGGCGTCGGACGCCAACAACGCGGCGATGGGCAAGGTGCTGCTGGCGCTGAAAGGCGCCGGCGTCGAAGAGAAGGACTACCAGACCTCGCGGTTGTCGCTGCAGCCGCAATTTGCGCCAAATCGCGCCGGCCCCTCGCCCATCGTCGGCTATCGCGCCAGCAACCGTGTCACGGTAAAGATCCGCGACGTGACCAAAGTTGCGAACGTGATCGACGTGCTGGTCGCCGCCGGCGCCAATGACATCGGCGGCATCCACTTCAGCGTGACGCAGGCATCCAAATATCTCGACGAGGCCCGCGAGAAGGCGGTCGCGGACGCCCGCCGCAAGGCCGAGATTTACGCCAAGACTGCCGGCGTGACGCTCGGCGAACCCATCAGCATTACCGAGGAAGGTGCACCCGTGCCGCTACATCGCGGCAAGATGGCAGCCCCCATGGCCACCGGCGCACCGGTGGCGCAAGGC